A stretch of the Vanacampus margaritifer isolate UIUO_Vmar chromosome 6, RoL_Vmar_1.0, whole genome shotgun sequence genome encodes the following:
- the LOC144054252 gene encoding proton myo-inositol cotransporter-like isoform X1: protein MCNSEDEHSLTRFNMGIKNNTAEDDGERRLINSPTSEHLSGKPSTQPFVYVLAFFSALGGFLFGYDTGVVSGAMLLLKREMNLNTLWQELVVSSTVGAAAISSLCGGFLNGVLGRRKCTLLASFIFTVGGLIMTFAPNKEVLLVGRIIVGLGIGVASMTLPVYIAEVSPPHMRGQLVTVITVLITAGQFIASVVDGAFSYMSHDGWRYMLGLSVLPSILQFVGFLFLPESPRWLLQNGQQEEAHRVLIRIRGCQDVEEEFDYIRTSIEEEGKELRGGGLIFLRILRHGPTRRALMVGCGMQMFQQLTGINTVMYYSATILQMSGVRDERRAIWLSAVTSGTNFVCTSLSIWLVDRVGRRKLSLASLMGTALGLTVLSVGFLLSAQYSPPVTLHPFDSNNSSCSQYGFCGDCMLNPACGFCYHENSSSSVFDSACLPVNPKSTEHSAWGGCANQTETSEGPFWAYNFCPTSYSWIVLMGLLLYLTFFAPGMGPMPWTINSEIYPLWARSTGNACSAGVNWIFNVILSLTFLHIAELITYQGIFAVYLGFTVLGLFFTFGCLPETKGLQLEDIENLFTGPFCSCGTSSNLSNQNIQYIRKSPEFSPVDFGKVGLENGIAYITVSKKIFFKNPHKKSTILYITYISRATFIFFALLLF, encoded by the exons ATGTGCAACAGTGAGGATGAGCACAGCTTGACGCGCTTCAACATGGGCATCAAGAATAACACTGCAGAGGATGATGGCGAGCGGCGTCTCATCAACTCACCGACGTCGGAACACCTGTCTGGGAAACCGTCAACACAGCCCTTCGTCTACGTGCTGGCCTTCTTCTCGGCCCTGGGTGGCTTCCTCTTCGGCTATGACACCGGCGTGGTGTCGGGTGCTATGCTGCTCCTCAAGCGGGAGATGAACCTCAACACCCTGTGGCAGGAGCTGGTGGTCTCCAGTACAGtaggggcggcggccatctccAGCCTGTGCGGTGGCTTCCTCAATGGGGTGTTGGGACGCAGGAAGTGCACACTGCTGGCCAGCTTCATCTTCACCGTAGGCGGGTTAATCATGACTTTTGCTCCCAACAAGGAAGTGCTCCTGGTGGGCAGGATCATCGTCGGCCTGGGGATTG GTGTGGCTTCCATGACGCTCCCCGTGTACATCGCCGAGGTGTCGCCCCCTCACATGCGAGGCCAGCTGGTCACCGTCATCACCGTCCTCATCACCGCCGGACAGTTCATTGCCAGCGTGGTGGACGGCGCCTTCAGCTACATGAGCCACGATGGCTGGAG GTACATGTTGGGTCTGTCGGTGCTGCCCTCCATCTTGCAGTTCGTGGGCTTCCTCTTCCTGCCCGAAAGCCCCCGCTGGCTTCTGCAGAATGGCCAACAAGAAGAGGCCCACCGGGTCCTGATCCGCATCCGAGGCTGCCAGGACGTGGAGGAGGAGTTTGATTATATCAGGACCAGCATTGAGGAGGAAGGGAAGGAGCTGCGAGGAG GCGGGCTCATTTTTCTGCGCATCCTCCGCCACGGGCCCACTCGCAGGGCTCTGATGGTGGGCTGCGGCATGCAGATGTTCCAGCAGCTGACGGGCATTAACACGGTCAT GTACTACAGCGCCACCATTCTGCAGATGTCAGGCGTGCGTGACGAGAGGCGGGCCATCTGGCTGTCGGCCGTCACCTCCGGGACCAACTTTGTGTGCACGTCCCTCAGCATCTGGCTTGTGGACAGAGTTGGACGCAGGAAGCTGTCGTTGGCTAGCCTCATGG gtacCGCTCTGGGTCTCACTGTTTTGTCAGTTGGCTTCTTGTTGTCAGCACAGTACTCTCCCCCTGTTACACTGCATCCGTTCGACTCCAACAACTCCTCATGCTCACAATATGG CTTCTGTGGAGACTGCATGTTGAATCCCGCTTGTGGCTTTTGCTACCACGagaacagcagcagcagtgttTTTGACTCCGCCTGCCTGCCTGTCAATCCAAAGTCCACCGAACACTCAGCGTGGGGAGG GTGTGCCAACCAGACGGAGACATCAGAGGGTCCATTCTGGGCCTACAACTTCTGCCCCACATCCTACTCTTGGATCGTGCTGATGGGCCTCCTCCTCTACCTGACTTTCTTTGCACCAG gGATGGGCCCCATGCCTTGGACTATAAACTCTGAGATTTACCCACTGTGGGCCCGCAGTACTGGAAATGCCTGCTCAGCAGGAGTCAACTGGATCTTCAATGTCATTCTCTCCCTCACCTTTCTTCACATCGCAGAGCTCATCACCTATCAAG GCATCTTCGCCGTATACTTGGGCTTCACTGTGCTGGGCCTGTTCTTCACGTTCGGGTGCCTGCCCGAGACGAAGGGCCTGCAGCTAGAGGACATCGAGAACCTCTTCACCGGCCCATTCTGCTCCTGCGGCACCTCCTCAAACCTCAGCAATCAGAACATCCAGTACATCCGG AAAAGTCCGGAATTCAGCCCAGTGGACTTCGGGAAGGTGGGCTTGGAAAATGGCATAGCCTATATCactgtaagtaaaaaaatattttttaaaaacccacacaaaaaaagcacaatctTATATATCACATACATAAGTAGAGCCACATTTATATTTTTCGCGCTGCTGCTTTTCTGA
- the LOC144054252 gene encoding proton myo-inositol cotransporter-like isoform X2: MGIKNNTAEDDGERRLINSPTSEHLSGKPSTQPFVYVLAFFSALGGFLFGYDTGVVSGAMLLLKREMNLNTLWQELVVSSTVGAAAISSLCGGFLNGVLGRRKCTLLASFIFTVGGLIMTFAPNKEVLLVGRIIVGLGIGVASMTLPVYIAEVSPPHMRGQLVTVITVLITAGQFIASVVDGAFSYMSHDGWRYMLGLSVLPSILQFVGFLFLPESPRWLLQNGQQEEAHRVLIRIRGCQDVEEEFDYIRTSIEEEGKELRGGGLIFLRILRHGPTRRALMVGCGMQMFQQLTGINTVMYYSATILQMSGVRDERRAIWLSAVTSGTNFVCTSLSIWLVDRVGRRKLSLASLMGTALGLTVLSVGFLLSAQYSPPVTLHPFDSNNSSCSQYGFCGDCMLNPACGFCYHENSSSSVFDSACLPVNPKSTEHSAWGGCANQTETSEGPFWAYNFCPTSYSWIVLMGLLLYLTFFAPGMGPMPWTINSEIYPLWARSTGNACSAGVNWIFNVILSLTFLHIAELITYQGIFAVYLGFTVLGLFFTFGCLPETKGLQLEDIENLFTGPFCSCGTSSNLSNQNIQYIRKSPEFSPVDFGKVGLENGIAYITVSKKIFFKNPHKKSTILYITYISRATFIFFALLLF, from the exons ATGGGCATCAAGAATAACACTGCAGAGGATGATGGCGAGCGGCGTCTCATCAACTCACCGACGTCGGAACACCTGTCTGGGAAACCGTCAACACAGCCCTTCGTCTACGTGCTGGCCTTCTTCTCGGCCCTGGGTGGCTTCCTCTTCGGCTATGACACCGGCGTGGTGTCGGGTGCTATGCTGCTCCTCAAGCGGGAGATGAACCTCAACACCCTGTGGCAGGAGCTGGTGGTCTCCAGTACAGtaggggcggcggccatctccAGCCTGTGCGGTGGCTTCCTCAATGGGGTGTTGGGACGCAGGAAGTGCACACTGCTGGCCAGCTTCATCTTCACCGTAGGCGGGTTAATCATGACTTTTGCTCCCAACAAGGAAGTGCTCCTGGTGGGCAGGATCATCGTCGGCCTGGGGATTG GTGTGGCTTCCATGACGCTCCCCGTGTACATCGCCGAGGTGTCGCCCCCTCACATGCGAGGCCAGCTGGTCACCGTCATCACCGTCCTCATCACCGCCGGACAGTTCATTGCCAGCGTGGTGGACGGCGCCTTCAGCTACATGAGCCACGATGGCTGGAG GTACATGTTGGGTCTGTCGGTGCTGCCCTCCATCTTGCAGTTCGTGGGCTTCCTCTTCCTGCCCGAAAGCCCCCGCTGGCTTCTGCAGAATGGCCAACAAGAAGAGGCCCACCGGGTCCTGATCCGCATCCGAGGCTGCCAGGACGTGGAGGAGGAGTTTGATTATATCAGGACCAGCATTGAGGAGGAAGGGAAGGAGCTGCGAGGAG GCGGGCTCATTTTTCTGCGCATCCTCCGCCACGGGCCCACTCGCAGGGCTCTGATGGTGGGCTGCGGCATGCAGATGTTCCAGCAGCTGACGGGCATTAACACGGTCAT GTACTACAGCGCCACCATTCTGCAGATGTCAGGCGTGCGTGACGAGAGGCGGGCCATCTGGCTGTCGGCCGTCACCTCCGGGACCAACTTTGTGTGCACGTCCCTCAGCATCTGGCTTGTGGACAGAGTTGGACGCAGGAAGCTGTCGTTGGCTAGCCTCATGG gtacCGCTCTGGGTCTCACTGTTTTGTCAGTTGGCTTCTTGTTGTCAGCACAGTACTCTCCCCCTGTTACACTGCATCCGTTCGACTCCAACAACTCCTCATGCTCACAATATGG CTTCTGTGGAGACTGCATGTTGAATCCCGCTTGTGGCTTTTGCTACCACGagaacagcagcagcagtgttTTTGACTCCGCCTGCCTGCCTGTCAATCCAAAGTCCACCGAACACTCAGCGTGGGGAGG GTGTGCCAACCAGACGGAGACATCAGAGGGTCCATTCTGGGCCTACAACTTCTGCCCCACATCCTACTCTTGGATCGTGCTGATGGGCCTCCTCCTCTACCTGACTTTCTTTGCACCAG gGATGGGCCCCATGCCTTGGACTATAAACTCTGAGATTTACCCACTGTGGGCCCGCAGTACTGGAAATGCCTGCTCAGCAGGAGTCAACTGGATCTTCAATGTCATTCTCTCCCTCACCTTTCTTCACATCGCAGAGCTCATCACCTATCAAG GCATCTTCGCCGTATACTTGGGCTTCACTGTGCTGGGCCTGTTCTTCACGTTCGGGTGCCTGCCCGAGACGAAGGGCCTGCAGCTAGAGGACATCGAGAACCTCTTCACCGGCCCATTCTGCTCCTGCGGCACCTCCTCAAACCTCAGCAATCAGAACATCCAGTACATCCGG AAAAGTCCGGAATTCAGCCCAGTGGACTTCGGGAAGGTGGGCTTGGAAAATGGCATAGCCTATATCactgtaagtaaaaaaatattttttaaaaacccacacaaaaaaagcacaatctTATATATCACATACATAAGTAGAGCCACATTTATATTTTTCGCGCTGCTGCTTTTCTGA
- the LOC144054252 gene encoding proton myo-inositol cotransporter-like isoform X3 encodes MCNSEDEHSLTRFNMGIKNNTAEDDGERRLINSPTSEHLSGKPSTQPFVYVLAFFSALGGFLFGYDTGVVSGAMLLLKREMNLNTLWQELVVSSTVGAAAISSLCGGFLNGVLGRRKCTLLASFIFTVGGLIMTFAPNKEVLLVGRIIVGLGIGVASMTLPVYIAEVSPPHMRGQLVTVITVLITAGQFIASVVDGAFSYMSHDGWRYMLGLSVLPSILQFVGFLFLPESPRWLLQNGQQEEAHRVLIRIRGCQDVEEEFDYIRTSIEEEGKELRGGGLIFLRILRHGPTRRALMVGCGMQMFQQLTGINTVMYYSATILQMSGVRDERRAIWLSAVTSGTNFVCTSLSIWLVDRVGRRKLSLASLMGTALGLTVLSVGFLLSAQYSPPVTLHPFDSNNSSCSQYGFCGDCMLNPACGFCYHENSSSSVFDSACLPVNPKSTEHSAWGGCANQTETSEGPFWAYNFCPTSYSWIVLMGLLLYLTFFAPGMGPMPWTINSEIYPLWARSTGNACSAGVNWIFNVILSLTFLHIAELITYQGIFAVYLGFTVLGLFFTFGCLPETKGLQLEDIENLFTGPFCSCGTSSNLSNQNIQYIRKSPEFSPVDFGKVGLENGIAYITLK; translated from the exons ATGTGCAACAGTGAGGATGAGCACAGCTTGACGCGCTTCAACATGGGCATCAAGAATAACACTGCAGAGGATGATGGCGAGCGGCGTCTCATCAACTCACCGACGTCGGAACACCTGTCTGGGAAACCGTCAACACAGCCCTTCGTCTACGTGCTGGCCTTCTTCTCGGCCCTGGGTGGCTTCCTCTTCGGCTATGACACCGGCGTGGTGTCGGGTGCTATGCTGCTCCTCAAGCGGGAGATGAACCTCAACACCCTGTGGCAGGAGCTGGTGGTCTCCAGTACAGtaggggcggcggccatctccAGCCTGTGCGGTGGCTTCCTCAATGGGGTGTTGGGACGCAGGAAGTGCACACTGCTGGCCAGCTTCATCTTCACCGTAGGCGGGTTAATCATGACTTTTGCTCCCAACAAGGAAGTGCTCCTGGTGGGCAGGATCATCGTCGGCCTGGGGATTG GTGTGGCTTCCATGACGCTCCCCGTGTACATCGCCGAGGTGTCGCCCCCTCACATGCGAGGCCAGCTGGTCACCGTCATCACCGTCCTCATCACCGCCGGACAGTTCATTGCCAGCGTGGTGGACGGCGCCTTCAGCTACATGAGCCACGATGGCTGGAG GTACATGTTGGGTCTGTCGGTGCTGCCCTCCATCTTGCAGTTCGTGGGCTTCCTCTTCCTGCCCGAAAGCCCCCGCTGGCTTCTGCAGAATGGCCAACAAGAAGAGGCCCACCGGGTCCTGATCCGCATCCGAGGCTGCCAGGACGTGGAGGAGGAGTTTGATTATATCAGGACCAGCATTGAGGAGGAAGGGAAGGAGCTGCGAGGAG GCGGGCTCATTTTTCTGCGCATCCTCCGCCACGGGCCCACTCGCAGGGCTCTGATGGTGGGCTGCGGCATGCAGATGTTCCAGCAGCTGACGGGCATTAACACGGTCAT GTACTACAGCGCCACCATTCTGCAGATGTCAGGCGTGCGTGACGAGAGGCGGGCCATCTGGCTGTCGGCCGTCACCTCCGGGACCAACTTTGTGTGCACGTCCCTCAGCATCTGGCTTGTGGACAGAGTTGGACGCAGGAAGCTGTCGTTGGCTAGCCTCATGG gtacCGCTCTGGGTCTCACTGTTTTGTCAGTTGGCTTCTTGTTGTCAGCACAGTACTCTCCCCCTGTTACACTGCATCCGTTCGACTCCAACAACTCCTCATGCTCACAATATGG CTTCTGTGGAGACTGCATGTTGAATCCCGCTTGTGGCTTTTGCTACCACGagaacagcagcagcagtgttTTTGACTCCGCCTGCCTGCCTGTCAATCCAAAGTCCACCGAACACTCAGCGTGGGGAGG GTGTGCCAACCAGACGGAGACATCAGAGGGTCCATTCTGGGCCTACAACTTCTGCCCCACATCCTACTCTTGGATCGTGCTGATGGGCCTCCTCCTCTACCTGACTTTCTTTGCACCAG gGATGGGCCCCATGCCTTGGACTATAAACTCTGAGATTTACCCACTGTGGGCCCGCAGTACTGGAAATGCCTGCTCAGCAGGAGTCAACTGGATCTTCAATGTCATTCTCTCCCTCACCTTTCTTCACATCGCAGAGCTCATCACCTATCAAG GCATCTTCGCCGTATACTTGGGCTTCACTGTGCTGGGCCTGTTCTTCACGTTCGGGTGCCTGCCCGAGACGAAGGGCCTGCAGCTAGAGGACATCGAGAACCTCTTCACCGGCCCATTCTGCTCCTGCGGCACCTCCTCAAACCTCAGCAATCAGAACATCCAGTACATCCGG AAAAGTCCGGAATTCAGCCCAGTGGACTTCGGGAAGGTGGGCTTGGAAAATGGCATAGCCTATATCact CTAAAATGA